From Streptomyces sp. GSL17-111, one genomic window encodes:
- a CDS encoding branched-chain amino acid ABC transporter permease encodes MNQALDILINGLALGSVYALVALGFVIIFKASGVMNFAQGSMLLFGGYLTAVLHEHIGFLAALAVGVLATAVLAGAVDRLLLRGLDPSQHHILTILTIGVDILIVTELARRIGGDLLSLGDPWGNEVVALGGVTVPVSRIACITVSVLVIGAVFAAFRYTSWGLSLRAAAEDREAAALMGIPLSRIRTLAWCLAGALAALAALFLTAFPAPGLERTTGQIALKAFPAAILGGMTSPPGALVGSLLIGVTEALAAGYQSELSGFGRGLGDVAPYLVMITVLLIRPHGLLGTKEAVRV; translated from the coding sequence ATGAACCAAGCGCTCGACATCCTGATCAACGGCCTGGCCCTCGGCTCGGTCTACGCCCTGGTCGCCCTCGGCTTCGTCATCATCTTCAAGGCGTCCGGGGTGATGAACTTCGCCCAGGGCTCGATGCTGCTCTTCGGCGGGTACCTCACCGCCGTCCTGCACGAGCACATCGGCTTCCTCGCGGCGCTCGCCGTCGGCGTCCTCGCGACGGCCGTCCTGGCGGGGGCCGTCGACCGGCTGCTGCTGCGCGGCCTGGACCCGTCGCAGCACCACATCCTCACGATCCTCACCATCGGCGTCGACATCCTGATCGTCACCGAACTGGCCCGGCGCATCGGCGGGGACCTGCTCTCCCTCGGTGACCCGTGGGGCAACGAGGTCGTCGCCCTGGGCGGCGTCACCGTGCCCGTCAGCCGCATCGCCTGCATCACCGTGTCCGTCCTCGTCATCGGGGCGGTGTTCGCCGCGTTCCGCTACACCTCCTGGGGCCTGTCGCTGCGCGCCGCCGCCGAGGACCGCGAGGCCGCCGCCCTCATGGGCATCCCGCTCAGCCGCATTCGCACCCTTGCCTGGTGCCTGGCCGGGGCGCTCGCCGCGCTCGCCGCCCTCTTCCTCACCGCCTTCCCCGCCCCCGGACTGGAGCGCACGACGGGGCAGATCGCCCTGAAGGCGTTCCCCGCCGCCATCCTCGGCGGCATGACGTCCCCACCGGGCGCGCTGGTCGGCAGCCTGCTCATCGGCGTGACCGAGGCGCTGGCCGCCGGGTACCAGAGCGAACTGAGCGGTTTCGGGCGGGGCCTGGGCGACGTGGCGCCCTACCTGGTGATGATCACCGTCCTGCTGATTCGCCCGCACGGCCTGCTGGGCACGAAGGAGGCCGTCCGTGTCTGA
- a CDS encoding branched-chain amino acid ABC transporter permease: protein MSDRTARTSRAPLTSRTPLTSRARRPLLAVAGVLLLCALPLYAEAYWLQIGLFAMAAAIGAIGLNLLSGGAGQLSLGHAFFLAVGAYGYAWLAGEPGPGLPAPLALVLAVCLAGVAGGLFSPVSGRVRGIYLGVATLALVFIGHHVMLNAESVTGGYNGRAVAPFELFGFSFTSQDPELSVLGVPFGAEERLWYLGLTLLAVAWFTARNILRGRPGRAMAAVRDSEVAASVMGVPVARYRSAAFVVSSMYAGLSGALIALAFRRIVPDYFGLVLSIDYLAMIVIGGLGSVGGAVAGAAFVTALPLVMARYADALPIVDEPGGPGHVVGPTEAARYLYGAAIIVVLRYAPGGLAGLLRRRPARARPDRSPTGPDPAAGTGAPPGSGPPPGSGPHATPLPVPSAQRKESRP, encoded by the coding sequence GTGTCTGACCGCACCGCCCGCACGTCCCGCGCCCCGCTGACGTCCCGTACGCCCCTGACGTCCCGGGCCCGGCGTCCGCTCCTCGCCGTCGCCGGCGTCCTGCTGCTGTGCGCGCTGCCGCTCTACGCGGAGGCGTACTGGCTCCAGATCGGACTGTTCGCCATGGCGGCGGCCATCGGCGCCATCGGACTGAACCTGCTCAGCGGGGGAGCGGGCCAACTCTCCCTGGGGCACGCCTTCTTCCTCGCCGTCGGCGCCTACGGCTACGCCTGGCTGGCCGGTGAGCCCGGACCCGGACTGCCCGCGCCGCTCGCGCTGGTGCTGGCCGTCTGCCTGGCCGGGGTGGCGGGCGGACTCTTCAGCCCCGTCTCCGGCCGGGTGCGCGGCATCTACCTCGGCGTGGCGACGCTGGCGCTCGTCTTCATCGGCCACCACGTCATGCTCAACGCCGAGTCCGTCACCGGCGGGTACAACGGCCGCGCGGTGGCGCCCTTCGAGCTGTTCGGCTTCTCCTTCACCAGTCAGGACCCGGAACTGTCGGTCCTCGGCGTGCCGTTCGGCGCCGAGGAGCGGCTGTGGTACCTCGGCCTGACGCTGCTCGCCGTGGCCTGGTTCACCGCCCGCAACATCCTGCGCGGCCGACCCGGCCGGGCCATGGCGGCGGTGCGGGACAGCGAGGTGGCCGCCTCCGTCATGGGCGTGCCCGTCGCCCGCTACCGCTCGGCCGCGTTCGTCGTCTCCTCCATGTACGCGGGCCTGTCCGGCGCGCTCATCGCCCTCGCCTTCCGCCGGATCGTGCCGGACTACTTCGGGCTGGTCCTCTCCATCGACTACCTCGCCATGATCGTCATCGGCGGGCTCGGCTCGGTGGGCGGAGCCGTGGCGGGAGCGGCGTTCGTCACGGCGCTGCCCCTGGTCATGGCCCGGTACGCCGACGCCCTCCCGATCGTCGACGAGCCGGGCGGCCCCGGCCACGTCGTCGGGCCGACGGAGGCCGCGCGCTACCTCTACGGCGCCGCCATCATCGTCGTCCTGCGCTACGCGCCCGGCGGGCTGGCCGGCCTGCTGCGCCGCCGCCCCGCCCGCGCCCGGCCGGACCGCAGCCCCACCGGGCCCGACCCGGCCGCCGGCACCGGCGCGCCGCCCGGCTCCGGCCCGCCGCCGGGCTCCGGCCCCCACGCCACCCCCCTGCCCGTCCCCTCCGCGCAACGCAAGGAGTCCCGCCCGTGA